The following are from one region of the Dreissena polymorpha isolate Duluth1 chromosome 2, UMN_Dpol_1.0, whole genome shotgun sequence genome:
- the LOC127869878 gene encoding POU domain, class 6, transcription factor 2-like, which produces MPRRQKKWKAGDGEAAACKKIITEQAAEPMESETSNATPESIASTATINTASAATAQAGAAIDEETSNATPESTVSTPTANTATATATTTKAGAAADEPSGSTSISRQPFHDVEEQEEDEGSLSLIETQAALTRSQGTPPPIALSSTTTRPHRAATRAEPEDAPAMLEMRDSMKATNTLLERLVQAQKISHARQPFIAYMSQSLQQLPKAQYQLTVERTTAILHEMQRPIPHPLPPAQPPPTSVPSPTLIFYQLRPHCYQPQTQHNGFQQQPQPEHLPQHFQHLQTPRGSHPPSTPRSSSVGLMLSDMPKFYSFSQAKMSAVSEGWILQDLQRPYQSPPQLKGLMIYWQR; this is translated from the exons ATGCCACGTAGACAAAAGAAGTGGAAGGCTGGAGATGGAGAGGCAGCAGCCTGCAAGAAGATCATTACTGAGCAGGCAGCTGAACCAATGGAGTCAG AGACCAGTAATGCCACACCAGAATCAATTGCTAGCACAGCCACTATTAACACAGCCAGTGCTGCAACAGCCCAGGCAGGTGCAGCTATTGATGAAG AGACCAGTAATGCCACACCAGAATCCACTGTTAGCACACCCACTGCTAACACAGCCACAGCCACTGCTACCACAACCAAGGCAGGGGCAGCTGCTGATGAA CCCTCGGGGTCGACCAGCATCTCTCGCCAGCCTTTCCACGACGTCGAGGAACAGGAAGAAGACGAGGGTTCCCTCTCGCTCATTGAAACTCAAGCGGCACTCACGAGGTCCCAGGGCACCCCACCTCCAATAGCTctctcctccaccaccaccagaCCACACCGTGCCGCCACCAGAGCCGAGCCTGAAGACGCCCCTGCTATGCTGGAGATGAGAGATAGTATGAAGGCTACCAACACCCTCCTGGAGAGACTGGTCCAAGCTCAGAAGATCAGCCATGCACGACAGCCCTTCATTGCATACATGTCTCAGTCTCTCCAACAACTACCTAAGGCCCAGTACCAGCTCACAGTAGAGAGAACGACGGCCATCCTCCACGAGATGCAGCGACCCATCCCCCACCCCCTCCCTCCAGCTCAACCACCTCCAACATCAGTACCTTCACCCACACTCATCTTCTACCAGCTGCGACCGCATTGCTACCAGCCCCAGACTCAGCATAACGGCTTCCAGCAGCAGCCGCAGCCTGAGCACCTGCCTCAGCACTTCCAGCATTTGCAGACACCCAGAGGCAGCCATCCACCCTCCACCCCAAGGAGCTCCAGCGTAGGACTCATGTTGTCAGACATGCCGAAGTTTTACTCCTTTAGCCAAGCCAAAATGAGCGCCGTTAGCGAGGGGTGGATTCTCCAGGACCTTCAAAGGCCATACCAATCCCCGCCACAGCTCAAGGGACTGATGATTTACTGGCAGAGATAA